The window GGCTGTACTCACTACATGATATGCCAGACAATGCTGGAGTCCCCGAGCAAGAGACTGGCCACATCGCCCTTCCTCCTGCTCTCAACCTCTCTTCAGAAAGGCTCGTGCCCTACGGGCTGTACCTTATCGACGACGGCCAAACTCAATTCTTGTGGATTGGCCGAGATGCGGTGCCACAACTGGTACACGACGTGTTTGGAGTGGAGGACAGAACCCAGGTCCAGGTTGGCAAGGGCCGGGTGCCGGAACTTGAAGGAGACTTCAACGAACGAGTACGGGCCGTGGTTCAAAAGAGCCGGGACCACAAGTCACTAGGCGTGGGCAGCATTACATTGCCCCACCTCTATATCGTTCGAGAAGACGGAGAACCTAGTCTGAAGCTTTGGGCGCAGACCCTACTTGTGGAGGACCGGGCGGATCAGGGTGTGAGCGCGGCTCAATGGTTGGGCATGTTGAGAGAAAAGGTGAGTTGATCACAGCATTAGGCatgccagaagaagcaggatACTAACAGTCTTCCGCCGTAGGTTGTTCAGTAAAACAGCTTGTTGAGAGTCAGGCGTGGGTAGACGGGAGAAATAGGTCGGATCAGTCCTTGTAATATTTTGATGAGGAGGGATTCAATCAATGACTGGAGTCGGGGTCCTGGAGATGCAGCCGGCTTGTTATTTTGGCAACAGAGATGCGAAAGGTATCAATTAGATAGAATCAAATATTTTGTGTGCAAGAGtaagagcaagagcaagagcaagcATGGGGATTAGTGTGACGACGAGGTCATGATGATAGTTGCCTGATTATGATATTGACAGCAGACTGTGGTCGTCCATATAAAATTCACGGCATTAAACAATACGTTAAATTTCGATGCGTTCTCGAAGCTCAACCAACCAAGCGACAGAAACAGGAATGCATGGCGATGCATGAATTACTAGTATTTTTAGTAATGCATTATCCCGGAAACCAAACGATAAACCGATTCCTTGGGTGAATCCATGACCAAGGGGCTGGTTCACATGAATTGAAGCCATGCCTGATACAGGGACTAGGAAAGAGGTACGTCGAGATACAAGGACCTTGCCATCCAATGATGAAACACGACAGGCTGCGGTGGGTGTGAAACACGCGCCTCGGGAGGTGAGGCagccaatggcaagacagAGTAGGCGCTGAGAGGTTTATTTTAAGAGTTTTGGGTATTGAATAGCACGAGCTTTTTACGAAGGGACTGTCTTTTAAGGCAAGTTGGACTGAGTGTTTAATTGACATGACAGCCATGACTAAACCTGATGTAGTGGAAGTGACTAGATAAATGTCGGGTGGTGAACCCCAGCGAGCATTAGATGTTAGTGAAACACATTAGCAAGTTGTCAAAGGACTCTTTGTAAGAGCCGGGGTATGGTGGTCAAGGttatgtcttgtcttgacatATCCATGTTTCGGGCATGTCATTGGAAGGTCCTCTTGCAGTGTTTCGTCTCAGAAGGGAGGGTATTGTTCATGCTATCGATGCATCTTTGTTTTCTGGTGAGGTGatgtttgagatgagattgagtttACAGATACTTCTGTGGTACTTATTGGTGTACCTGAGTTACGTTAGAGAATCCAACCTCCAAACCCCTGTTCGAATTGGGGACTGCTGCAGAATATGGAAGCTGGCCGTCCCGTCCGCCCCTAACAAACTCAAACAGTTGTACTTCACCCCACCATGTTCCCTCTACTTTCATGCTCTGGTCGTTAGTCCATATAAGTTAAGCTGTTAAGTTTGTTTATCCATAGGCGAATAACCTCGTAGACTTATATCGCCGGTGCTAATATTCAGGTTGTGGTATTAGATTTCATCCGTTGCTCGAAACTCAATTACGTTTACTGCTATTATACGAGGCCTGCGCTGTCTTCCTTAGTGCCCCTCTATAGATATCCTGAAGATCATTAGCCCCCCATCTGGGTCTAGACTAGGTAGATCTAGGGTTTACTGCTGTATCCGTAGATGGGAGGTATTGTTTCGTCGTGTGACCCAGGTTTCTTTCTCCCTTGGCGTTGAGATTCCCTACAAGGCTTCAAAATGAAAGGGCAGGCTTTTATCTGGGATTAGGTTTGTGTTCAAGTCACTTGTTGTCTATTGCTACCTGATGGGTAAGCTTGGGTGGCACATGTAGTCGGCTGTTGGCAAGTAGTTGTTGGTTCTTAGCCGCCCAGCTATATTGATCACATCAAAGTTAGCAGCCATCAGCCCAATTGATAGAAAATGAAGAGCATATGACTCTGTTGAAAAAAGACTCACCCATTAATGTATTGCATTTCCCTTATTAGTTGCATGCTGCTCTCATTCTTGTCATGTTcccgtcttgtcttgtcttgacccATTCCGCCCTGTTTCATATCCAACCTGTCTTGTTTTAAAAAAGACCTTTCCTTGTCCATTCTTCAACACTACGCAAAGCCCAGACCAGCTTTGGACTGGAGCTAGATCCCCGGAAGGTGAAGCCGtcttgtcctgtcctgtGCTCTCCTTTGACAAAAAGAGTTGGAttctccatcaccaaagaccGTGCTTGCTGTATCCTTACCCATTCTTACCTATACTCACCGTTGCGACACCGAACCGACTGAAACTTGGGCCTCTACCACCAACTCACGCTAGCCCGCTTTTGCCCCGCGGACCATAGACTATTTGAATCAGCGACAGCACGGCCCGAGCGGAACTCTTTGTTCCTACCTTACCTGCCTGGCTGTACTATCTGCCTCTGCTTTCACTTAAGATCAAGCTTTATCTACCGTTTCTTTGACTTCGCTTGGTTCAAGCGAATATCGTTGacccttcttttttgttccCCTTTCTGCTATATCTTAATACCTGGCCATTACCTCCCCCTGCCACCTTCAGCCTCTCATCTCCCCCATCAACTATAAAGGCTCCTTCGTCCCCTCCATACTATTTGTACCTACAAAGTGGAGCTTTAGTACCACTACCAGCTGCACCAGTACGGATACCAGTACCTACTACTACTTAACTCGACCCCTCCCCTCAAATCATCCTTAATCAGCGTCGGCTGCGTGCGAACAAAGGAGTCTAAGTCTTGGCTGGTTCCTCTTTGACTCTGTTCTATTCCAACAACTTCTCGACCGACCGAACGACCGATTGACTGCGCAATCCTTCCGCGCCTTCTGTCTTTACTTTTCGGTCGCACGCTCTCCGTTTTTTCTGACAACCTTTCCACCTTCTCCTCACCCTCATCACATCCACCACAGCGACCATGTCTCGAGCGAACCCCCCTAACGCTGCGGGGTCCCGCAAGATCTCCTTCAATGTGAGCGAGCAATATGATATCCAGGATGTGGTCGGCGAAGGCGCTTATGGTGTCGTCTGGTATGTTTCTTGCTTATTGATATGACTGTGCAATTCCCCAAATGCTGACACTTGTTCAGTTCCGCCATTCACAAGCCCTCGGGCCAAAAGgtcgccatcaagaagatcactCCTTTCGATCACTCCATGTTCTGTCTAAGAACTCTGCGAGAGATGAAGCTGCTGCGATACTTCAACCACGAGAACATCATTTCTATTCTCGACATTCAGAAGCCCCGAAGTTACGAGTCATTTCAGGAAGTCTATCTGATCCAGGTACGAAACGCCACTGTTTTGCTGTAGTAAGATCAGCGAGCTAACAAACACTGCAGGAGCTGATGGAGACGGATATGCACCGTGTCATCCGCACACAGGATCTTTCCGACGACCACTGCCAGTACTTCATCTACCAGACCCTCCGAGCCCTCAAGGCGATGCACTCGGCCAACGTGCTGCACCGAGACTTGAAGCCCtccaacctcctcctcaacgccaactgTGATCTCAAGGTCTGCGATTTCGGTCTTGCGCGATCCGCTGCCTCTCAGGAGGATAACTCTGGTTTCATGACCGAATATGTCGCGACTCGATGGTACCGTGCGCCTGAGATCATGTTGACTTTCAAGGAGTacaccaaggccatcgatgTGTGGTCGGTCGGCTGTATCCTCGCTGAGATGCTCAGCGGCAAGCCTCTTTTCCCCGGAAAGGATTGTAAGTGACCACTGATGCTTTTGTGATACTGTTAGGCCCATTTACTAACTGCTGTGCTACTAGACCACCACCAGTTGACTCTTATTCTGGATGTGTTGGGCACACCCACCATGGAGGATTACTACGGAATCAAGTCGCGCCGTGCTCGAGAATACATCCGATCGCTCcccttcaagaagaaggttccCTTCCGAACTCTATTCCCCAAGACATCGGATCTGGCCCTCGACCtgctcgagaagctcctcgcATTCAACCCTGTTAAGCGCATTACTGTGGAGGAAGCTCTGAAGCACCCATACCTTGAGCCTTACCACGACCCCGAGGACGAGCCAACAGCGCCCCCAATCCCCGAGGAGttcttcgactttgacaagcACAAAGACAACCTGAGCAAGGAGCAGCTGAAGCAGTTGATCTACCAGGAGATCATGAGGTAAACGTGGAGCCTCTGTAAAAAGACGACCTGCGAATTTGGGGATATCAGATAGACCACAACACAAACCTATGGACACGCAAGCGAGCAAGCGCATACAGAATCACCAGTCGAGTTTATTCTGCATATCATGTATCTGGCATGAGTCTTTTGGGTCAATCTTGCTGATCGAGGTGGTTGAATGTAAGGAAACAGGATCGAGATATGAAATGGCGAGAAACTGAGATCCAGACGGGTGATAAAGATGATTTTATGAATTGCACATCGCAACCATTTCTTATTAGTTGTTATATCCCAAAAGAAATATTCATAATACGTGCTTGTTTGTATACCGGTTGCTTTTTGTGAATGATGGGGTACAAGTCATGTTGAGATACATGTCAGTCGGAGATGATAGTTGGTTGATAGTGCGGCAAACACCGCATATCTCCTGATGTTGCCATAAATTCGCTTGGCTCATTCCTTTACTTGCCACCATTGGCCATTCATGTTCGCAACGTGACAGTCAAAATCTTTCAGTGCTAACCACGGATCAAAGGTCTAGACCTAACCAAGGCCTCTGTGGTGATATGCCACTGGACAGAACAAGCTAGTGCTTGTTGATTGAGGCTCTAATCTGATGACGATCAGGAAGTTTGCCAGCGTGTACGCACAGGTGGCTGCGGCCAGTGGAAGAGACCAGACAGATCGAAGGGCTTATGAATCACCACGCAAGCAGTTGTAAGCGATCTTTGTTCAAAACTGACACTGAACAGGTATCCGTTGTGCAGATTGCCACGATTGCTGCCTGAAAGACGCCAAATTAATGACATTGCATTTGGAGGCGTCGGAGTCGGTGCATTGAACTGTAACAATCAGGCTCTTTGATTATCATAACGGCTTCCTTGTAGGCGTTAACCCCGCTATATCAAGCTCCACTAGCTCCCTACATCTCCAACCAAGTGAAGCTGTGTCAGAGCCATTCCATGCACTTTAACATTCTACCCTTTTCAATGTCTCAGATCTAAGCACCACCATATAAAAACCATTTGTGTTTTCTCCCTTTGAATCACTACTCCAGTATTTATATTCAGCCCCTCTCCTCGTCGATTCACAGATCGACAATTATCCTGCTTTTATATATGTATATGTTTCTCGCTTCCTAGTTCTTCTGTTCTGCATTACATACGGCGTAAAGCATTGGACCAAAGTACAAACCAAGGTTCTGTCACCGTTATGAGCTTTTCGGACCGCAACGACTCCCCCGAAACACCCGAATCCTCCGGCACCGGTACGCCTGTTAACTCAAATCGCGCTTCTGCGTCGTACATTACCAATATGTGGACTGGTCTTATCCGCCGCTTTTCCAGTGAGGGCTCCTTCCCCAGCCAGGCCGACACCGCCTATgacgacaacttcaactaTCACGACGGCAATGGCCACAACACAAAGGACGGCATAAACGGCGTCTTCTCTCCCGTGCGCCGAACGGCTAGTCCCATGCGTCCTCCACCACTGGACCCTCTTATTCTTCACGGTTATCGCCAGGGAACACCGTCCTCGGCCAAGTTGCTGAGTGCCGCGGTGGCGGAGGAAATCCGTACCATGGTCCCTGAGCGCTTGCGCATCGTCGACGACTGGAATCTCATTTATAGCCTCGAACAGGATGGCGCGAGCTTAGCGACGCTGTACCAGCGGTGTCGGCAATTCGAGGGCAAGCGAGCGGGTtttgtccttgttgtcaaggatcTCGAAGGAGGGGTGCGTATAGAGTGAGACGACATGACGTTTTCGTTAACTAACATGATTAGGTCTTTGGCGCATATCTTTCCGAGTATCCTCATCCTGCGCATACGTATTTTGGCAACGGCGAGTGCTTTCTTTGGCGAGCTTCAAACATTACACCTCTCCCACCGCCTCCATCGGCCGACACGACAAATCTTAACTCTCGAAACACAACGCTCGCTCCACCGCCACCATCGTCAGAAGCCAACACGCCCACTCACTCCCGCCCAGCGTCCCCTACACCCAGCGAAGCGGTGCGGTTCAAAGCATTCCCATACAGCGGCCTGAATGACTTTTGCATTAATTGCGAAACGGGCTTTCTGAGCGTCGGGTCAGGCGGTGGACACTATGGACTCTGGCTAGACAACGGACTGGAAGTTGGACACAGCTCCAGGTGCGAGACGTACGGAAACGAACCGCTGAGCGACGAAGGAACTAAATTTGGGGTCATTGGCGTAGAGCTTTGGGTTATGGGCGTATAATGATGATATTTCGGTTTCAGCTGTTTGCTCGGCGCTCGGTGTTATGAAATGGAATTGGCATGGCGGTTTTTAATCTTCCCTCAGTCTGGTGGTATACGGCGAAGGGAAAGCAACGTATGTATCGACAAAAGGCAGCGCCAATGCTGGCGGGACAAAGCCTCCTGGGTATAAAAGATAGAAGTGAGAGAAACATATCCAACGGTGGATCTGCAGAAATGAATGATAAATGAATGATACCCGGAGCTGATACTCCCGACTCTTTACATCAACGCTGGCTTTTGCAACCTTAATATTATACATCCACTTAATACATGGCTCCGTTTTATTAAGATTGAATTTCAACTCTGCCTCCTCTTGGACATAAACTCCTGTATACCGTCCAATACGCCCCGTGGCGTGGGCGACTCGGCGCATACGTCTGGCTCAAAGCCAAATGACTGCAGATGATCTCTTGTGGTAGGTCCGATGGTCGCAATAAAAGTCTTACCGTCCCGCTTGTATCCTTTGTATACTTTGTTCGTCTCAGCATCCAAAATTCCCATGACCCGGAGCATGCTATCGCATCCCGTAGGAGAGAATACCACGATCCAGCGGACCGGATCATCGCGCGTCTCACCAAGGACCCGGCGCAGATCAACGGGGAAGCTCTCCATGACGCCCGTCCCGTAAACGACCGTCTCGTTAACACGGATGCGCTCAGTATCAGGCAGAGCACCATCCTGTAGGGTCTTGGGGATGATGTCGCGGCGGGTCTCTCCAACTAAGAAAAGTAGTGGTGGGAGGGTAAGACGGGCTTGGTCACGGTACCATTCATAGTAGTGGGCGAGGATATAGGGAGCCAGGGCGGCACCGTTGCCCGTGTGGCTGCCGAAGACTTGGAGCGGAGGGTCCTGGGGGGCGGCAGCGAGGGCGCGCGTCGTGGCAGGACCGACGCTGTAGACAGGAACGTTTTGGAGGtgaggccatgatgttgTTTCTGAGGGTCCTGTGGTAGCGTCTGTCGCATGAGACACAATATTAGTCTTGGCTGTTCTGGTGAGACAGTAGTCAGGCATCATGACGCACCAgcttttccatcttcaacaagtttCACGAATGCTTCAACTGCTCGTTGCGACGTAAAGATCAAGCCGCCATATTCATGATGTTCCTGGTTTCCAATGCGACGCTCACGAAGTAGCGCCGCCACTTCTTTCATACCCTCGCCATGGAACTGATGCAATAGCACCGGGACGAACTGAGGCGCAAAGCCAGTTCCATTGGCGCTGGCTTCTGAGAAGAGGTCTTCATACGAATCACCTGgacttgatcttgtcttgagcAGAAGAATTGGTATTTTGGAGGTTTGCTCCGTAGCCGGATCGGtggatgtcatgatgacTTCGGACTTTGGATCAGGTTGCTGATTATTCAAATATGAGCTTGCGTGTGTTTGGCGACACTGTTCCCGAGGTATTTGGAGCGACAAGAACTGGTGGGTAGATTCGAATGAAAGTTGGAAGAAAGAtcatgagatggaaagatcAGCGACTTTCGGAGACTCGGGAGGTGAGGGGCTCATGGGTAAAGTGGGCGCACACACAGCTTTATCGATAAAGGACCAGAGAACGGCAGTTGACTTCATGCGGTCATAGCAATTCACTTTAATTTCTAGACAGTAAATCAGCATTTATGGTTCTTACAAGGCGAGATGTTCATTGCATTTTGCAACACTATAGACTCAAGAGATCTATTGAGTATCGTGCTTGCATCGTTGTGCGTGATGTTCCTCTTGCTGTTCAATCGATAGACTGCATGATAGGATCATCTGAGCTGCCAAACCAGATATAGATGGAGATATCTTTTGGGTACAACTATTGCTGCTTCGATTAAACAAGATACGTATAGAAAGCTAATTAGTTCTATGACGCTCACCCTTTGTACCATGGTGTCCCAATTGCCCAGTGTGTGTTTCTTCCCATGATAAACAAGCAATCCTTGCTTGATAACATGCGAACTAGAGAATCTCAACCTACCGTATATAAACACACCCGCTTTTGACTCCGTGTCTCCTCCATCACAGCACAATCTATGCATAAGAATTACCCATGTCGTGCTCCTGTAGTAAGTCGTTAGCAAGGGGAAACGCTCCATATGTAACCAGAAGAGGCTCACCTTGATATACTCCGGACCCTTTTCTTGGTATTCTTCCCTCGAAATCTTTGCCGTCTTCCAAGCAGGCGTTCCAACCCATCCTGCAGCACCCTTCCAAGCATCCAGAAGGGCGTCTTCGGCACGACGCACAGTCAAGGGTGAGTCGGCAGGAAGAAGGGAGCGTAGACCATCGCGAACGCGATCATCAAAGTTCTTGAAAAGAGTGTTGCCacctgtcaagaagacatcaCGTAGGAAATCATCTCGGTTGGGAACATTGCCCAAACGTTGGTTGAGAATGTCGCCCGCAATATCGACGATACCCGACTGGTCCACACCTGCGATGGATGGGCGGAAAACAACCTCGGGAACACGAATGCGCTCAACGTTGAGGTGGATTTGATTAAGCTCGGCCTGCGAAGAGGGATCGAAGGGTCGGGGACCTCGTGCAAAAGCGTGCAGTAGAGATTTGGACCAGTCAGACTGGGCCTCGTGAGTATGCTCGTAATCAAAGTCGGGATCATAACGCAAAAGGTCTTCTTCTAGTGACTTGAGTGCTGAGTTGAGGTCCTCTTCCTCATGCTCATCGTCGCTGTTATCGCCCACGGCAATTTGACGATAGACACCccaatcatcatcgtctgcACCGAagttatcatcatcaccaccacgTCTTCGCTTTTTAGTCGGGGCGTCTGAAGCCAAGTTGGCAATGCTCTTCATACGGATTTGTGAAGCAAGAGATTTTCGGTTGCCCAGGTCCTGCTTAAGACGCTCGCgttccttcatcttctgcagTGTCTCCGCTCGTCGTTGGCGTTTCTCTTCGAGCCAGTTCTCAAGATCATTCTCTCGCCTCTCGGTATCGGCacgctcttcttcaacaactcgcgccttctctgcctccttctcggcctttgCGCGCGCGCGAGCCTCGTGATTTGACTTCAGTAGTCGTTGCTGGCGCTTCTGTTTGATCTGAGCATCATCGAGCTGATCGTCGGggacatcaagaagatcaaagttgggctgttcttgttcttcctcggGGTCGCCACCGACGTCCTTTGTTCGAGCCTTCCTAACAGCCttttccaagtctttgatgatcttctccaactggttctcatccttgatgtCGTTGCTGTCGAGCTGACGTCTGAGTTCCTTCTTTGTCACATCAGTGATGTTTTTCTGAAGATTCTTGTAGTACTCCAAAtcctgctccttcttcatgagcttctccaaACGCATCTTGGCCGCCTGTTGTTGTAGCCTTCGTCCACTTTCCTTCTTGCGCTCTGCAATCTTTGCTAGCTCTTCCTCGGTCTTTTGCTCAATCACGATTTCTGTGTAGGGGTATTGCATAACAATATCGCGATCTTCCAGACCCTTCCATTCAAGGTAGCTGGCAAGTTCATCGTCGTAGTCCTGAGATACATACCCATGATCGCGGAGCATGTGCTCTGCTTGTGAAACGTTGGTCTTACCAGTAAAAGCCGGGTATTTAAGTCGAAGCAGTTTTAGGAGATACTCGGCGTTGTGATAACCTCCCCAGTTTAATCGCGTggcttggccaagaagggccttgttgttgtatacAGGGATGACATGTGTCGATGTATACGATGACGAGACGACGAGACCagtcttgcccttgttgtGTCTGTATGAGAAGAGGGAATCGATTCCGTAAGCCAGCGAAGGCGCGCCATAGCATTCGAAGATAATCTCGGTCATAGCTAAAAGGTTAGCCAATGCTTCGATGGTCAGACCGACTCACTCACATTTCCTTGAATATGGTAAATTGGCAACAGCCTCTGTCATGACAATGGGAACTTCAATGGCGCCATCTGCATCGTTCATGCCCAGCTTGAGAAAGATGTAATCCAGCACGTGCTCCATAACATCCCAGTTGCTGACAATTCCTGTTCCAACTTCAAAAGCACTTCTGATATGGCCGCGCGCGGTTGTGTCGGCGTAACAGTCGGATCCAGCAAAAGAGAACGTCTTGCCCAGCTTTCGGTCGCGGTACTTAGCCATTATAGGCGGGATACTGAATCTCGGCTTCGACTCGAATGACCAGCCGGCGCGCACGGTGGAGGATCCTATAGAATAACTGTTACTCCATGGTCGTCGCAAGCCCCTTGCGCTGCGCTCTCAACTTACCATTGTCAATAACGATGGCTGAGCTTTCGGAGTGCTTCAGTGCGCGTTCTCTTCCATCCTTTGATGGCTCTATATAGTTCTCGAAGCGCGTCTCCTTCACAGGAAAGATCTGGGCGGGAGGATATGTCTTTTGTTCGGGCGCCTTGATGGCGGGCTCATCGATGGCCGAGGGAGCCATGGTTGCGTGGAGAATGGTATGATGAAGATTAGGTGTTAGAGTGAAAAATCATGAcgggagaaaaaaaagaagaaaaagttAAGTTGGTGACTGGCTTTAGTGGCCAATTGTCATCGGCGCAAGTTGATTCAGCTTAGTTGTTGGAAGGTCGAGAATATACTGTATGAGGCTACAAGGCTGATCAAGGGCCGTGACATACAACAACAGGTATCCACTTTCGCAATACAACAAGGCATACAAAAACAGCCTTTACGCAGAAGATTCACTTGTCACTGGCTTGATGTTCGTACATACCTAATCTAATGATAACCAAGTGCAAAATAAGTGGCTACAATTAACCAAGCTGCGACAGTAGTTATAACTCAGTACAACGTGGAAATCCAGAGGTTTTGCGGCCAAGCAACGATCGACGTTGTCAAAACACATATGAGAGTTGGCTATAATAATCTGGATGTATTCATTCAGGCCTTGCTTCATAATTATGGAAGCAAGCGGCAAGTCATCAATTCGTAGTAAATCATGCGCCTAACAGATACAGAAGAACTCCTCCAATCACATTCCTTCGTACAAGCTGTTCAGCTTGGGGGTTTCAAGTTGTCCGTAGCTATCAAATATTAGCATCAAGCTGCAAACCATCTAATATTAAACAAACTTACCTTCTAGGTGGAACAAAACGTTCGATTGGTAGTTCTTGAACATTTGAGCTACCAGTTCGACATTCATATTCTGAATGTTGATATCCTAATTCAACTTATGAGTTTGACATCTAAAATGATCATGATAGTCCACAAACCTGGAGACTCTTATTCATCACCATAACAGCCTCGTTAAGCTTCTCCTACACGTTGTCAGTATCTTTAGGTGACTGGCTTCACTTCGACAGAACATACAACATTGGTAATAATACGTGAAAGCAGTAGATTCTGCTGGTGTTCGTGAGGGCTCTCCTATATACAAGTTAGACAGAGTGACATAGGAATTTACTGCGATTTCGAATAGAAGCCCTACCATTTCGGCTGTTTGATAATGTTCTCTTTTGTCAATATGGTGAATAAGACAAGGTGTAGTGGAGTCCTCCCTCTGTTTACTTTATGCCCACTTGGGCTGTGAAGCATTCCCCGACAGTGTCAGGAACGCGGTGAAGCGCGGCAGAATATGCTACAACGCGATAAGCTCATAGCTTGCGACACCAGGTGCTATACTCTATAATGTCGACCATTCTGTCACAACCCAAACACATAAAGTAATAAGAACGTCAAACCTGACCCCGACAATTCAGTTCTCGTATCAGTCCCTaccacaaagacaaaacGATGGCCGCTCCGACAGAAGCGCAGATCGCCCATCAACAGCTTATAGAGAAGCTCGACATCCACTCCATCCATAAGAACTTCCGTAGTTCATCATGGAAGCCCAACCAGCGCAGAaacaagaacttgaaggccattgttggtgatgcttCCCGGAGAGAAGCTTCTACTCTAGGCACACCAATGGACGCGAGCGGTATCGCCACCCCGGCCGACAACGATGGACTCTCAACCAGCGGTACCAGCACACCAGCCACCGAGAGCGGCAAGGAGCCCCCGAATCTTGCGCAGGCATCGCGAAGTCTGTCCAAGCTCGTGCTCGAGAAAAGCCTTAAACCAGGTGGCCTTTCAGCGCCCACTGCCACATACACAAACATTGAGTCCGCGCCATCACTCGCGCACAGCAAGCACTACTGCGACGTGACGGGACTACCGGCCCCGTATCTCGATCCCAAGACACGGCTACGCTACCACAACAGGGAGGTGTTTGGCCTCATCAGAACGCTGCCCCAGAGCGCTACCGAGCAGATTCTGGAGGCACGTGGCGCCCATACAGTTCTCAAATGAGTGCAGACATTGAGCAGGATATACCCATTTAATGAATCGATGAAAGGAAATATACATCAAGGAAGCAGATGAGACGGCTAGGCTCTCGAGTGATTATGTACGGAGT is drawn from Fusarium graminearum PH-1 chromosome 3, whole genome shotgun sequence and contains these coding sequences:
- a CDS encoding mitogen-activated protein kinase, which gives rise to MSRANPPNAAGSRKISFNVSEQYDIQDVVGEGAYGVVCSAIHKPSGQKVAIKKITPFDHSMFCLRTLREMKLLRYFNHENIISILDIQKPRSYESFQEVYLIQELMETDMHRVIRTQDLSDDHCQYFIYQTLRALKAMHSANVLHRDLKPSNLLLNANCDLKVCDFGLARSAASQEDNSGFMTEYVATRWYRAPEIMLTFKEYTKAIDVWSVGCILAEMLSGKPLFPGKDYHHQLTLILDVLGTPTMEDYYGIKSRRAREYIRSLPFKKKVPFRTLFPKTSDLALDLLEKLLAFNPVKRITVEEALKHPYLEPYHDPEDEPTAPPIPEEFFDFDKHKDNLSKEQLKQLIYQEIMR
- a CDS encoding oxidation resistance protein 1, which gives rise to MSFSDRNDSPETPESSGTGTPVNSNRASASYITNMWTGLIRRFSSEGSFPSQADTAYDDNFNYHDGNGHNTKDGINGVFSPVRRTASPMRPPPLDPLILHGYRQGTPSSAKLLSAAVAEEIRTMVPERLRIVDDWNLIYSLEQDGASLATLYQRCRQFEGKRAGFVLVVKDLEGGVFGAYLSEYPHPAHTYFGNGECFLWRASNITPLPPPPSADTTNLNSRNTTLAPPPPSSEANTPTHSRPASPTPSEAVRFKAFPYSGLNDFCINCETGFLSVGSGGGHYGLWLDNGLEVGHSSRCETYGNEPLSDEGTKFGVIGVELWVMGV